In a single window of the Saccharothrix australiensis genome:
- a CDS encoding glycosyltransferase family 4 protein produces MRRTLLVTNDFPPRPGGIQSYLHALAMRLPDLVVYAPSWESPSGSHPEFDAVQPFEVVRHHGTLMLPTPDVLARASDIVRSRRCEAVWFGAAAPLALLTPWLRDAGAQHVVASTHGHEVGWSMLPGARQSLRAIGSAVDVVTFVSRYTRSRFAAAFGPMAALEHLPSGVDTSVFAPDPAARREIRARYGLGDRPVVVCVSRLVPRKGQDVLVRALPEIRRQVPGAALLLVGGGPHRKALARLASSVGVADHVVLTGSVPWSELPAHYNAGDVFAMPCRTRGRGLDVEGLGIVYLEASATGLPVVAGRSGGAPETVRDGDTGTVVDGRSVPAVAAEVGRLLADPDLAAKMGRAGREWVSREWRWEDLAARLAGLIDG; encoded by the coding sequence GTGCGTCGGACCCTCCTGGTGACCAATGACTTCCCGCCCCGGCCCGGTGGCATCCAGTCCTACCTGCACGCGCTGGCCATGCGGCTGCCGGACCTGGTGGTCTACGCGCCGTCGTGGGAGTCGCCGTCGGGCTCGCACCCGGAGTTCGACGCCGTGCAGCCGTTCGAGGTGGTGCGGCACCACGGGACGCTGATGCTGCCGACGCCGGACGTGCTGGCGCGGGCGTCGGACATCGTGCGGTCCCGCCGGTGCGAGGCGGTGTGGTTCGGCGCGGCCGCGCCGCTGGCGCTGCTGACGCCGTGGCTGCGGGACGCGGGCGCGCAGCACGTGGTGGCGTCCACGCACGGGCACGAGGTCGGCTGGTCGATGCTGCCGGGGGCCCGGCAGTCGTTGCGCGCCATCGGGTCCGCCGTGGACGTGGTGACGTTCGTGAGCCGGTACACGAGGTCGCGGTTCGCCGCCGCGTTCGGGCCGATGGCCGCGCTGGAGCACCTGCCGTCCGGTGTGGACACCTCGGTGTTCGCGCCCGACCCCGCCGCGCGGCGGGAGATCCGCGCCCGGTACGGCCTGGGCGACCGGCCGGTCGTGGTGTGCGTGTCGCGGCTGGTGCCGCGCAAGGGCCAGGACGTGCTGGTGCGGGCGCTGCCGGAGATCCGGCGGCAGGTGCCCGGCGCGGCGCTGCTGCTGGTCGGCGGCGGCCCGCACCGGAAGGCGTTGGCGCGCTTGGCCTCCTCGGTCGGGGTGGCGGACCACGTGGTGCTGACCGGTTCCGTGCCGTGGTCGGAGCTGCCCGCGCACTACAACGCGGGCGACGTGTTCGCCATGCCGTGCCGCACGCGCGGTCGCGGGCTCGACGTCGAAGGGCTCGGCATCGTCTACCTGGAGGCGTCGGCCACGGGGCTGCCCGTCGTGGCCGGCCGGTCCGGCGGCGCGCCGGAGACCGTGCGGGACGGCGACACCGGCACCGTGGTGGACGGCCGCTCGGTGCCCGCCGTGGCCGCCGAGGTCGGCCGGCTGCTCGCGGACCCGGACCTGGCGGCGAAGATGGGCCGGGCGGGTCGGGAGTGGGTGTCCCGCGAGTGGCGCTGGGAGGACCTGGCCGCGCGCCTGGCCGGGCTGATCGACGGCTGA
- a CDS encoding AfsR/SARP family transcriptional regulator encodes MGSGPSVGLLGPLAVRIDGRDVAVRAGKHRALLAALSLRAGRVVPVNELVAFLWGADPPARTRGTLQTYVMRLRQLLGDPSLIRTTPDGYRLVVTPEQVDVHRFATAADLARQAARRGEPARAADLYAGALDLWRGPALADVPSESLRHDEVPRLTERLMVAHEERNDVELALGNHERLVPVLRGLTSDHPLRERFWAQLMVALYRCSRQAEALEAFRRVDRLLGDQLGIEPGPELRGLHQAILVGDPALAAPAERVDPDVPDDLPPDVPGFVGRVEVADRITRLIAPDETGTAVPIVVLTGVAGVGKTALAVRLAHRLRHRFPDGRLYVDLRGHAPGPAPAAADVLTGFLRALGVPPEQIPVDHDEQGSLFRSLLAGRRMLLVLDDATAPDQVRPLLPGAAGCPVLITSRDDLRGLIAVDGARRIALEPLTTAEALELLGRTGAPAEELAERCGRLPPALRIAAASIGGGSVARYLDRLGDRHPRELAHADLPPAARRLFRLLSAVPGPDFTAEAAANAADLPVDTAAALLAQLAAARLLRAHGGRYAFHEEPARFAAEPAEDTTQARIRLLRFYVRAVDHCADLLYPDLMRLPATDGGAVRLPRVETAAQARAWLDAERANLTAAIRSAAERGPAEVSWRLADGLRGYLWLGKHVTEWLTTAHYGLDAAHEQRDRAGEAAMRQNLGALHWRLGDFETSIAQYERSVELHRASGDRTSEAGVRGALGLVRLDAGDLAGARADLEACLALNRRSGGPRSGETAVLTGLGVLAIDADRLAEAEDLFGEALAASTADGLRAGEIAARTLLGVTARLRGEPGRALEQLAEALRLSRESGFRTATARALEAVAAVRLDLGEPAAALASAERALAELRDDGDQRVTTNVLVVMASAHRDLGDLRTADEQFQQALTKARRIGFRFGEANALVGLAGVRRLRGEPEEAAALCGEALALATRQGLRIVERAARAELAAGSGAPGEVCGRAPGGPGRRQDRAPRD; translated from the coding sequence ATGGGATCGGGTCCGTCGGTCGGGCTGCTCGGTCCCCTCGCGGTGCGCATCGACGGCCGTGACGTCGCCGTGCGCGCGGGCAAGCACCGGGCGCTGCTGGCGGCGCTGTCGCTGCGCGCGGGCCGGGTGGTGCCGGTGAACGAGCTGGTGGCGTTCCTGTGGGGCGCCGATCCGCCCGCGCGGACGCGCGGCACCCTCCAGACCTACGTCATGCGGCTGCGGCAACTGCTGGGCGACCCTTCGCTGATCCGCACCACGCCCGACGGCTACCGGCTGGTGGTGACGCCCGAGCAGGTGGACGTGCACCGCTTCGCCACCGCCGCCGACCTGGCCCGCCAGGCCGCGCGGCGGGGTGAGCCGGCACGCGCCGCCGACCTGTACGCGGGCGCGCTGGACCTGTGGCGCGGTCCGGCGCTCGCCGACGTGCCGTCGGAGTCGCTGCGCCACGACGAGGTGCCGCGCCTGACCGAGCGGCTGATGGTCGCGCACGAGGAGCGCAACGACGTCGAGCTCGCCCTGGGCAACCACGAGCGCCTGGTGCCGGTGCTGCGCGGCCTGACCTCGGACCACCCGCTGCGGGAGCGGTTCTGGGCGCAGCTGATGGTCGCCCTGTACCGGTGCAGCAGGCAGGCCGAGGCGCTGGAGGCGTTCCGGCGGGTCGACCGGCTGCTGGGCGACCAGCTGGGCATCGAGCCCGGCCCGGAGCTGCGCGGGCTGCACCAGGCGATCCTGGTGGGCGACCCGGCGCTGGCCGCGCCCGCCGAGCGGGTCGACCCGGACGTGCCCGACGACCTGCCGCCGGACGTGCCGGGGTTCGTCGGGCGGGTCGAGGTGGCCGACCGGATCACCCGGCTGATCGCGCCGGACGAGACCGGCACGGCGGTCCCCATCGTGGTGCTGACCGGCGTGGCCGGGGTGGGCAAGACGGCGCTCGCGGTGCGGCTCGCGCACCGGCTGCGCCACCGGTTCCCGGACGGCCGGCTGTACGTGGACCTGCGCGGGCACGCGCCCGGTCCGGCGCCCGCCGCGGCGGACGTGCTGACCGGGTTCCTCCGGGCGCTGGGCGTGCCGCCGGAGCAGATCCCGGTGGACCACGACGAGCAGGGCTCGCTGTTCCGCTCGCTGCTGGCCGGCCGCCGGATGCTGCTGGTGCTGGACGACGCCACCGCGCCCGACCAGGTCCGCCCGCTGCTGCCGGGCGCGGCGGGCTGCCCGGTGCTGATCACCAGCCGGGACGACCTGCGCGGCCTGATCGCCGTGGACGGCGCGCGGCGGATCGCCCTGGAGCCGCTGACCACGGCCGAGGCGCTGGAGCTGCTGGGCCGCACCGGCGCGCCCGCCGAGGAGCTGGCCGAGCGCTGCGGCCGCCTGCCGCCGGCCCTGCGCATCGCCGCCGCGTCGATCGGCGGCGGCTCGGTGGCCCGCTACCTGGACCGCCTCGGCGACCGCCACCCGCGCGAACTCGCGCACGCCGACCTCCCGCCCGCGGCCCGCCGCCTGTTCCGGCTGCTCAGCGCGGTGCCGGGGCCGGACTTCACGGCCGAGGCGGCGGCGAACGCGGCCGACCTGCCGGTGGACACCGCCGCCGCGCTGCTGGCCCAGCTCGCCGCCGCGCGGCTGCTGCGGGCGCACGGCGGGCGGTACGCGTTCCACGAGGAGCCGGCGCGGTTCGCCGCCGAACCGGCCGAGGACACCACGCAGGCGCGGATCAGGCTGCTCCGGTTCTACGTGCGCGCCGTCGACCACTGCGCCGACCTGCTCTACCCGGACCTCATGCGGCTGCCCGCGACCGACGGCGGGGCCGTGCGGCTGCCCCGCGTCGAGACCGCCGCGCAGGCCAGGGCGTGGCTGGACGCCGAGCGCGCGAACCTCACCGCCGCGATCCGGTCGGCCGCCGAGCGCGGTCCGGCGGAGGTCTCGTGGCGGCTGGCCGACGGCCTGCGCGGCTACCTGTGGCTCGGCAAGCACGTCACCGAGTGGCTGACCACCGCCCACTACGGGCTGGACGCGGCGCACGAGCAGCGCGACCGGGCGGGCGAGGCCGCGATGCGGCAGAACCTGGGCGCCCTGCACTGGCGGCTGGGCGACTTCGAGACGTCCATCGCCCAGTACGAGCGGTCGGTCGAGCTGCACCGGGCGTCCGGCGACCGGACCTCCGAGGCGGGCGTGCGCGGTGCGCTGGGGCTGGTGCGGCTGGACGCGGGCGACCTCGCGGGCGCGCGGGCCGACCTGGAGGCGTGCCTGGCGCTCAACCGCCGGTCCGGCGGGCCGCGGTCGGGTGAGACGGCGGTGCTGACCGGCCTGGGCGTTCTGGCGATCGACGCCGACCGCCTCGCCGAGGCGGAGGACCTGTTCGGCGAGGCGCTCGCGGCGAGCACGGCGGACGGCCTGCGCGCCGGCGAGATCGCCGCCCGCACCCTGCTCGGCGTGACGGCCCGGCTCCGGGGCGAGCCGGGCCGCGCGCTGGAGCAGCTCGCCGAGGCGCTGCGGCTCAGCCGCGAGTCGGGGTTCCGGACGGCGACCGCCCGCGCGCTGGAAGCCGTCGCCGCCGTGCGGCTGGACCTGGGCGAGCCCGCGGCGGCGCTGGCGTCGGCGGAGCGGGCGCTGGCCGAGCTGAGGGACGACGGCGACCAGCGCGTGACCACGAACGTGCTGGTGGTCATGGCGTCGGCGCACCGGGACCTGGGCGACCTGCGCACCGCCGACGAGCAGTTCCAGCAGGCGCTCACCAAGGCCCGGCGCATCGGGTTCCGGTTCGGCGAGGCCAACGCGCTGGTCGGGCTCGCGGGCGTGCGGCGGCTGCGGGGCGAACCGGAGGAGGCCGCGGCGCTGTGCGGGGAGGCCCTCGCCCTCGCCACGCGGCAGGGGCTGCGGATCGTCGAGCGCGCGGCGCGGGCCGAACTCGCCGCCGGGTCGGGCGCTCCGGGCGAGGTGTGCGGACGCGCGCCGGGCGGGCCCGGTCGCCGCCAGGACCGAGCACCGCGGGACTGA
- a CDS encoding AMP-dependent synthetase/ligase — MREFSVPATATVAAEENLTDMVWANAERFGNAVSFRRRVDGTWVDVTARDFAAQVLAVAKGLIAAGLRPGDRVGLMSKTRYEWTLLDFAVWHAGCVVVPIYETSSAEQVEWILSDSSAKAVFVETAAHHATVDSVVAGLPEVRNVWRVEGPSGDAAGAIDELTALGAGVSDDDARARRKEVGADDTATIVYTSGTTGRPKGCELTHHNLLSEVRSDVAAFPQLMQAGNALLVFLPLAHILARAIALCGVYTRVTLGHTPDVRNLVDDLQSFRPTFVVAVPRVFEKVYNGAKQKAHAAGKGKVFDAAEATAVEYSQALDAGGPGLGLKLKHALFGKLVYAKLQAALGGRCIAAVSGGAPLGDRLAHFFRGVGVPVLEGYGLTETSAAACVNTEAAFRVGTVGRPVAGTAVRIAEDGEVLVKGDVVFRGYWNNPAATEEALEDGWFHSGDLGELDEDGFLRITGRKKEIIVTAGGKNVSPALLEDRLRAHPLISQCMVVGDAQPFIGALITIDPEFFPAWKEQHGKPTSATVADLLDDETLRGVIQAAVDEANEAVSKAEAIKKFRILPVDFTEAGGEMTPSLKLRRSVVASTYKQDIEAIYAN; from the coding sequence GTGCGCGAGTTCAGCGTCCCCGCCACCGCCACTGTGGCTGCCGAGGAGAACCTCACCGACATGGTGTGGGCGAACGCGGAGCGCTTCGGCAACGCCGTCAGCTTCCGCCGCCGCGTCGACGGGACCTGGGTGGACGTCACGGCCCGCGACTTCGCCGCCCAGGTGCTGGCGGTCGCCAAGGGCCTGATCGCGGCGGGCCTGCGACCGGGCGACCGGGTCGGCCTGATGTCCAAGACCCGCTACGAGTGGACGCTGCTGGACTTCGCGGTCTGGCACGCGGGCTGCGTGGTGGTGCCGATCTACGAGACGTCCTCGGCCGAACAGGTCGAGTGGATCCTGTCCGACTCGTCGGCCAAGGCCGTGTTCGTGGAGACCGCCGCGCACCACGCGACCGTCGACTCGGTGGTGGCCGGGCTGCCCGAGGTGCGCAACGTGTGGCGCGTCGAGGGCCCGAGCGGGGACGCGGCGGGCGCGATCGACGAGCTGACCGCGCTGGGCGCGGGCGTGTCCGACGACGACGCGCGGGCGCGGCGCAAGGAGGTCGGCGCGGACGACACCGCGACCATCGTCTACACCTCCGGCACCACCGGCCGGCCCAAGGGCTGCGAGCTGACCCACCACAACCTGCTGTCCGAGGTGCGGTCGGACGTGGCGGCGTTCCCGCAGCTCATGCAGGCGGGTAACGCGCTGCTGGTGTTCCTGCCGCTGGCGCACATCCTGGCCCGCGCGATCGCCCTGTGCGGCGTGTACACGCGCGTCACCCTGGGGCACACCCCGGACGTGCGGAACCTGGTGGACGACCTCCAGTCGTTCCGGCCGACGTTCGTGGTGGCCGTGCCGCGCGTGTTCGAGAAGGTCTACAACGGCGCCAAGCAGAAGGCGCACGCGGCGGGCAAGGGCAAGGTCTTCGACGCCGCCGAGGCGACCGCCGTCGAGTACAGCCAGGCGCTGGACGCGGGCGGACCCGGCCTCGGCCTGAAGCTCAAGCACGCGCTGTTCGGCAAGCTCGTCTACGCCAAGCTCCAGGCGGCGCTGGGCGGCCGGTGCATCGCGGCGGTGTCCGGCGGCGCGCCGCTGGGCGACCGGCTCGCGCACTTCTTCCGCGGCGTCGGCGTGCCGGTGCTGGAGGGCTACGGCCTGACCGAGACCAGCGCGGCGGCGTGCGTGAACACCGAGGCGGCGTTCCGGGTGGGCACGGTCGGCCGCCCGGTCGCGGGCACCGCGGTGCGCATCGCCGAGGACGGCGAGGTCCTGGTCAAGGGCGACGTGGTGTTCCGCGGCTACTGGAACAACCCCGCCGCCACCGAGGAGGCGCTGGAGGACGGCTGGTTCCACAGCGGCGACCTCGGCGAGCTCGACGAGGACGGCTTCCTGCGGATCACCGGCCGCAAGAAGGAGATCATCGTCACGGCGGGCGGCAAGAACGTGTCGCCCGCGCTGCTGGAGGACCGCCTGCGGGCGCACCCGCTGATCAGCCAGTGCATGGTGGTGGGCGACGCGCAGCCGTTCATCGGCGCGCTGATCACCATCGACCCGGAGTTCTTCCCGGCGTGGAAGGAGCAGCACGGCAAGCCGACGTCGGCGACCGTGGCGGACCTGCTCGACGACGAGACGTTGCGCGGTGTGATCCAGGCGGCCGTGGACGAGGCCAACGAGGCGGTGTCCAAGGCCGAGGCGATCAAGAAGTTCCGCATCCTGCCGGTGGACTTCACCGAGGCGGGCGGTGAGATGACGCCGAGCCTGAAGCTGCGCCGCTCGGTCGTGGCGTCCACCTACAAGCAGGACATCGAGGCGATTTACGCGAATTGA
- a CDS encoding polyketide cyclase / dehydrase and lipid transport codes for MALFPAVPSVDVVDETFLAVPPEVVAAAFAEPSSWARYWPDLILDVYLDRGARGLRWTVDGALVGTMEVWLEPVLDGTLLHYFLRADLRGEASPGRVRKEVRRRQLAAKEVSLGLKTTLEGGRAPGEPPALP; via the coding sequence GTGGCACTCTTCCCAGCCGTGCCGAGCGTGGACGTGGTGGACGAGACATTCCTCGCAGTGCCTCCCGAGGTGGTGGCGGCGGCCTTCGCGGAGCCGTCGTCGTGGGCGCGGTACTGGCCCGACCTCATTCTGGACGTCTACCTCGACCGGGGCGCACGGGGACTGCGCTGGACGGTCGACGGCGCGTTGGTCGGGACGATGGAGGTGTGGCTGGAGCCGGTGCTGGACGGCACCCTGCTCCATTACTTCCTGCGTGCGGACCTGCGCGGCGAGGCGTCACCCGGACGCGTCCGAAAGGAGGTGCGCCGCCGCCAGTTGGCCGCCAAAGAGGTGTCGCTGGGCCTGAAGACGACCTTGGAAGGCGGGCGCGCACCCGGCGAGCCGCCCGCGCTGCCGTAG
- a CDS encoding metallophosphoesterase family protein, which translates to MRVHVVSDVHGNAEALARAGDGADALVVLGDLVDFVDYHDHGKGILGRVFGAEKVEVFARLRRGRAGTETVRYIRSLWDSLDDAASVVREAVLEQYAELFAAMSAPTYATPGNVDSPELWPRFAHDGVHVLDGDAVEIGGLRFGFVGGALRSPGFVRRPGAPWYPYLRTEEEFGAALARVGEVDVLCTHIPPAVAELTYDVVARRPELGSTSLLEVIGRTGPRWSVFGHVHQPMARRVRVGWTECVNVGHFQRSGTPHVLRW; encoded by the coding sequence GTGCGGGTTCACGTCGTCTCGGATGTCCACGGCAACGCGGAAGCCCTCGCCAGGGCGGGCGACGGCGCCGACGCCCTCGTGGTCCTGGGTGACCTGGTCGACTTCGTCGACTACCACGACCACGGCAAGGGCATCCTCGGCCGGGTCTTCGGCGCGGAGAAGGTCGAGGTCTTCGCCCGGCTGCGGCGCGGCCGGGCGGGCACGGAGACCGTGCGCTACATCCGGTCGCTGTGGGACAGCCTGGACGACGCGGCGTCCGTGGTGCGGGAGGCCGTGCTGGAGCAGTACGCCGAGCTGTTCGCCGCGATGAGCGCCCCGACCTACGCGACGCCGGGCAACGTGGACAGCCCCGAGCTGTGGCCGCGGTTCGCCCACGACGGCGTGCACGTGCTCGACGGCGACGCGGTGGAGATCGGCGGCCTGCGGTTCGGGTTCGTCGGCGGCGCGCTGCGCTCGCCGGGTTTCGTGCGGCGGCCCGGCGCGCCCTGGTACCCCTACCTGCGCACCGAGGAGGAGTTCGGCGCGGCGCTCGCCCGCGTGGGCGAGGTGGACGTGCTGTGCACGCACATCCCGCCCGCCGTGGCGGAGCTGACCTACGACGTGGTCGCGCGCCGGCCCGAGCTGGGCTCCACGTCGCTGCTGGAGGTCATCGGGCGGACAGGGCCGCGCTGGTCGGTGTTCGGGCACGTGCACCAGCCGATGGCGCGCCGGGTGCGCGTCGGGTGGACGGAGTGCGTCAACGTCGGCCACTTCCAGCGCAGCGGCACGCCCCACGTGTTGCGCTGGTGA
- a CDS encoding SRPBCC family protein encodes MADESTQSIVIDAAPSEIVAVIADFDAYPAWANGMKRTEVLETRADGYAAQVKFNIDQGPIKDEYVLAYDEWSPRRISWHLVKGQMQKFQEGSYVFTERGGSTEVTYTLSVQLVVPMIGLFRRKAEKMIMDTALKELKRRVENAG; translated from the coding sequence ATGGCCGACGAGTCCACCCAGTCCATCGTCATCGACGCGGCGCCCTCGGAGATCGTTGCGGTGATCGCCGACTTCGACGCGTACCCGGCGTGGGCCAACGGGATGAAGCGCACCGAGGTGTTGGAGACCAGGGCGGACGGCTACGCGGCGCAGGTGAAGTTCAACATCGACCAGGGCCCGATCAAGGACGAGTACGTCCTCGCCTACGACGAGTGGTCGCCGCGGCGGATCTCGTGGCACCTGGTCAAGGGGCAGATGCAGAAGTTCCAGGAAGGCAGCTACGTCTTCACCGAGCGGGGCGGCTCGACCGAGGTGACCTACACGCTGTCCGTGCAGCTCGTGGTGCCGATGATCGGCCTGTTCCGGCGCAAGGCCGAGAAGATGATCATGGACACGGCGCTGAAGGAGCTCAAGCGCCGCGTGGAAAACGCTGGATGA
- a CDS encoding ArsA family ATPase, with protein MSARLLLFTGKGGVGKTTLAAATSAALAAGGRKALVVSTDPAHSLGDAFGVTLGVEATEVDAGLHAAQVDPRALVDGSWRELRGHLRTVLAGAGVDELAAEELTVLPGVEELLALTEVRRLAVTGPWDVVVVDCGPTAETLRLLALPEAVGSYLERLFPTHRRVVRGLLAGLAGGAASVERWDATADALGRLAERLDQLRGLLTSADTSVRLVLTPERVVAAETRRTVTALALQGIRVDGVVANRLVPDPGGDTGQAAAWLRTRRTEQEAVLAALADLGPVRTVEHRAAEPVGVPALLAVADALYRGADPLAGDGADEPLIAVDRVGDEYELRLSLAVGDSDLDLARVGDDLAVTVDGRRRLIALPSLLRRCEVVGAELDDTGLAVRFRPDPDLWMR; from the coding sequence ATGAGCGCACGCCTGCTGCTGTTCACCGGCAAGGGCGGGGTCGGCAAGACCACCCTCGCCGCCGCCACCTCGGCCGCGTTGGCGGCCGGCGGGCGCAAGGCGCTGGTCGTGTCGACCGACCCGGCGCACTCCCTGGGCGACGCGTTCGGCGTCACCCTCGGCGTCGAGGCCACCGAGGTCGACGCGGGCCTGCACGCCGCGCAGGTCGACCCCCGCGCCCTGGTCGACGGCTCGTGGCGGGAGCTGCGCGGTCACCTGCGGACCGTGCTCGCCGGCGCGGGCGTCGACGAGCTGGCCGCCGAGGAGCTGACCGTGCTGCCCGGCGTGGAGGAGCTGCTGGCGCTCACCGAGGTGCGCCGCCTCGCGGTGACCGGCCCGTGGGACGTCGTGGTGGTCGACTGCGGCCCGACCGCGGAGACGCTGCGGCTGCTGGCGCTGCCCGAGGCGGTCGGGTCCTACCTGGAGCGGCTGTTCCCGACCCACCGCCGGGTGGTGCGCGGCCTGCTGGCCGGGCTCGCGGGCGGCGCCGCGTCGGTCGAGAGGTGGGACGCCACCGCCGACGCGCTCGGCCGGCTCGCGGAGCGCCTCGACCAGCTGCGCGGCCTGCTGACCTCGGCGGACACCAGCGTCCGGCTGGTGCTGACGCCCGAGCGGGTGGTCGCGGCCGAGACCAGGCGCACGGTGACCGCGCTGGCGCTCCAGGGCATCCGCGTCGACGGCGTGGTGGCCAACCGGCTCGTGCCCGACCCCGGCGGCGACACCGGGCAGGCGGCGGCGTGGCTGCGGACCCGGCGGACCGAGCAGGAGGCCGTGCTCGCGGCGCTGGCCGACCTGGGACCGGTGCGCACCGTCGAGCACCGGGCCGCCGAACCGGTCGGCGTGCCCGCCCTGCTGGCCGTCGCCGACGCCCTCTACCGGGGGGCGGACCCGCTGGCGGGCGACGGCGCGGACGAGCCGCTGATCGCCGTCGACCGGGTCGGCGACGAGTACGAGCTGCGGCTGTCGCTCGCCGTCGGCGACTCCGACCTCGACCTCGCGCGGGTCGGCGACGACCTGGCGGTGACCGTCGACGGCCGGCGCAGGCTGATCGCCCTGCCGTCGCTGCTGCGGCGCTGCGAGGTCGTCGGCGCGGAACTGGACGACACCGGGTTGGCGGTGCGCTTCCGCCCCGACCCCGACCTCTGGATGCGGTGA
- a CDS encoding ROK family glucokinase has protein sequence MLTVGVDVGGTSVRAGVVDADGAVLDTARAPTPSGEESLEEAIGAAVAEVASRHRVGAVGLAVAGFVAADRRRVLFAPHLAWRQAPVAERIARRVGLPVVLEHDANAAALAEHRFGAARGARIASLVALGTGIGGALLVDGEVFRGAHGVAPELGHLRLVPDGRPCPCGRHGCWERYCSGTALAATAVELLARHPGGSTLLAREALGDSRAVTGRRVAAAARDGDPLAERAMSDLARWLGEGLALVADVYDPEVVVIGGGVSESAPLFLDEARERYASVVTGAGHRPLARIRTAQLGDDAGIVGVAVLARELVASRSVRNGCR, from the coding sequence GTGCTGACCGTCGGCGTCGACGTCGGCGGCACGAGCGTCCGGGCCGGCGTGGTGGACGCCGACGGGGCGGTCCTCGACACGGCGCGCGCACCGACCCCGTCCGGGGAGGAGTCGCTGGAGGAGGCCATCGGCGCGGCCGTGGCCGAGGTCGCCTCCCGCCACCGGGTCGGCGCGGTCGGGCTCGCCGTGGCCGGGTTCGTCGCGGCCGACCGGCGGCGGGTGCTGTTCGCGCCGCACCTGGCGTGGCGGCAGGCGCCGGTCGCCGAGCGCATCGCGCGCCGCGTCGGGCTGCCCGTGGTGCTGGAGCACGACGCCAACGCGGCGGCGCTGGCCGAGCACCGGTTCGGGGCGGCGCGGGGCGCGCGCATCGCGTCCCTGGTGGCCCTCGGCACCGGCATCGGCGGTGCGCTGCTCGTCGACGGCGAGGTCTTCCGGGGCGCGCACGGCGTGGCGCCCGAACTGGGGCACCTGCGGCTGGTGCCCGACGGTCGGCCCTGCCCGTGCGGCAGGCACGGCTGCTGGGAGCGCTACTGCAGCGGCACGGCCCTGGCCGCGACCGCCGTGGAACTGCTGGCCCGCCACCCCGGTGGGTCGACCCTGCTGGCGCGGGAAGCCCTGGGCGACTCCCGCGCGGTGACCGGGCGGCGGGTGGCGGCGGCGGCGCGCGACGGCGACCCGCTGGCGGAGCGCGCCATGTCCGACCTGGCGCGCTGGCTGGGCGAGGGGCTGGCGCTGGTCGCCGACGTCTACGACCCCGAGGTGGTGGTCATCGGCGGCGGCGTGTCGGAGTCCGCGCCCCTGTTCCTGGACGAGGCGCGGGAGCGGTACGCGTCCGTGGTGACCGGGGCGGGGCACCGGCCGCTGGCCCGCATCCGGACGGCCCAGCTGGGTGACGACGCCGGCATCGTGGGCGTGGCGGTCCTGGCGCGTGAGCTGGTCGCGTCGCGCTCGGTCCGCAACGGCTGTCGCTGA
- a CDS encoding lysophospholipid acyltransferase family protein has protein sequence MLYWLMKHIFLGPLLKLFFRPRIIEGAENIPKEGGAILASNHLAVSDSFFLPLKLSRRVTFPAKIEYFTGKGLKGAFQRWFFAGVGQVPIDRSSASAAQGALDTGVRIVREGKLLGIYPEGTRSPDGRLYKGKVGVAWIALESGAPVIPVAMFGTDKANPIGSRMWRPHPIRIKIGKPLDFSRYAGLSGDRFVLRSITDEIMYALMELSGQEYVDVYAAKAKEVQGAPPAKDVDRLPGTKAG, from the coding sequence GTGCTCTACTGGTTGATGAAACACATCTTTCTCGGGCCGCTCCTGAAGCTGTTCTTCCGACCCCGGATCATCGAGGGCGCGGAGAACATCCCCAAGGAGGGCGGCGCCATCCTGGCCTCCAACCACCTCGCGGTCTCCGACTCGTTCTTCCTGCCGCTGAAGCTGTCGAGGCGCGTCACCTTCCCGGCGAAGATCGAGTACTTCACCGGCAAGGGGCTCAAGGGCGCCTTCCAGCGCTGGTTCTTCGCCGGCGTCGGCCAGGTGCCGATCGACCGGTCCTCGGCGTCGGCCGCCCAGGGCGCGCTGGACACGGGCGTGCGGATCGTCCGGGAGGGCAAGCTGCTCGGCATCTACCCCGAGGGCACCCGCTCGCCCGACGGCCGGCTGTACAAGGGCAAGGTCGGCGTCGCGTGGATCGCGCTGGAGTCCGGCGCGCCGGTCATCCCCGTGGCCATGTTCGGCACCGACAAGGCCAACCCCATCGGCTCCCGGATGTGGCGACCGCACCCGATCCGCATCAAGATCGGCAAGCCGCTGGACTTCTCCCGGTACGCGGGGCTGTCCGGCGACCGGTTCGTGCTGCGGTCCATCACCGACGAGATCATGTACGCCCTGATGGAGCTGTCCGGCCAGGAGTACGTCGACGTGTACGCCGCGAAGGCCAAGGAGGTGCAGGGCGCGCCGCCCGCGAAGGACGTCGATCGGTTGCCCGGAACGAAGGCCGGCTGA